In Papilio machaon chromosome W, ilPapMach1.1, whole genome shotgun sequence, a single genomic region encodes these proteins:
- the LOC123722893 gene encoding uncharacterized protein LOC123722893, translated as METIARDLDSEVTRRPSLDGVDLKEARVVLERIPIAAPNAARQRDKMECDGGAASDSDCSLTVDAERGPISEFGAKRPRLSEGSTDEERMASPVTARWRQQEKRAAAKARAKQKEEDLEKEAELARFRRETRSALFPRPHERTGERCAAQLQEQVQEDLAIIERVATKSSNLKGNFVRALKDAAVSIKEAVEVLGARTLSEETCQLQADNARLRAEMDALHKELADIKEDLRKRGSAVSSHPDATVKAVPAPRSPQIPNETSSVEEICRAVMVQVGGMMNARLASFEDRLLPERNLRPPLAADKKRDGSTYAAKLAGQPTVPAKGKDQGAARQAAQKVPAQPGTSGTQRKAPAAPSQRPPGPAQSRPETQGTSAPSPTTAEKGKSKRRRKRRKNKKKSSPPGQQQSQPAVGEWIKVGPKRRQKEKAGATKLHAPRSSAVVITLQPGASERGATYASVIASAKERINPAEFGAQGVRLRKAANGGRIFEFPGASSGEKADSLAQRLREVLDGEVVRVSRPTKSVALRVSGLDDSTTDAEVVAAIAAAGGCPAEQLRAGVMSTGRDGLGSVVVQCPVAAAKKIATAGRLLVGWVSAQARVLDARPIRCFRCLAPGHLSGQCQGVDRSGLCFRCGQPGHKARGCTAAPHCVVCAAAGMPAEHRVGNKACVSPPKGKRSKKGGGDGQNPTVGQPTASPLQAAPPQAEEVAMVVE; from the coding sequence ATGGAGACGATTGCACGCGACTTGGATTCGGAGGTGACGAGGCGCCCATCATTGGACGGCGTCGACCTTAAAGAAGCGAGAGTAGTACTGGAGCGCATTCCGATCGCGGCGCCTAACGCCGCGCGACAGCGCGACAAGATGGAGTGCGACGGTGGAGCAGCGTCTGATTCGGATTGCAGCCTCACTGTCGATGCCGAAAGGGGACCGATCTCAGAGTTCGGCGCGAAACGGCCCCGCCTCAGTGAGGGGTCCACGGACGAGGAACGGATGGCGTCCCCAGTGACGGCAAGATGGCGCCAACAAGAGAAGAGGGCCGCGGCCAAAGCTCGAGCCAAACAAAAGGAGGAAGATCTGGAGAAAGAAGCTGAGCTCGCTCGCTTCCGGCGCGAGACACGGTCTGCGTTGTTTCCCCGACCTCACGAGAGAACGGGAGAGAGGTGTGCCGCTCAGCTCCAAGAGCAGGTGCAGGAGGACTTGGCCATCATTGAGAGGGTGGCGACCAAGTCCTCCAATTTGAAGGGCAACTTTGTGCGAGCCCTGAAGGACGCTGCGGTATCAATTAAGGAAGCCGTGGAAGTCCTCGGGGCCCGCACACTATCGGAGGAGACATGCCAGCTCCAGGCAGACAATGCTCGCCTGCGGGCCGAGATGGACGCACTCCATAAGGAGTTAGCAGACATAAAGGAGGATCTGCGGAAACGGGGTTCCGCAGTCTCCTCCCACCCGGATGCGACAGTGAAGGCCGTCCCCGCACCACGGTCCCCACAAATACCGAACGAGACGTCCTCCGTGGAGGAGATCTGTCGTGCAGTGATGGTTCAGGTCGGAGGCATGATGAACGCCCGCCTGGCCTCGTTTGAGGACAGACTTCTCCCGGAGAGGAACCTGCGGCCGCCTCTCGCGGCCGATAAGAAGAGGGACGGGAGTACGTACGCTGCCAAGCTTGCGGGGCAGCCGACGGTGCCCGCTAAAGGGAAAGACCAGGGAGCGGCCAGGCAGGCGGCGCAGAAAGTGCCAGCCCAGCCAGGCACCAGCGGCACCCAACGGAAGGCTCCCGCTGCGCCATCGCAGCGCCCGCCGGGCCCCGCCCAGAGCCGGCCCGAGACACAGGGCACGAGCGCCCCCTCACCCACTACTGCGGAAAAGGGGAAGAGTAAGAGAAGGAGAAAGAGGAGGAAGAACAAGAAAAAGAGCTCACCACCCGGGCAGCAGCAGTCGCAGCCCGCGGTTGGTGAGTGGATAAAGGTGGGGCCCAAAAGGCGACAAAAGGAGAAGGCTGGTGCCACCAAACTCCACGCGCCCCGGTCGTCTGCGGTGGTCATCACGCTGCAGCCGGGTGCGTCGGAGAGAGGTGCCACCTATGCAAGCGTCATCGCCTCGGCAAAGGAGAGGATTAACCCGGCCGAGTTTGGAGCCCAGGGCGTTCGCCTCCGGAAGGCTGCCAACGGGGGTCGTATTTTTGAGTTCCCAGGCGCCTCCAGTGGCGAGAAGGCGGACTCCCTGGCCCAAAGGCTGCGGGAGGTCCTAGATGGTGAAGTCGTCCGCGTCTCCCGGCCTACTAAGTCGGTGGCCCTACGGGTGTCAGGCCTAGACGATTCTACCACCGATGCCGAGGTGGTCGCCGCGATCGCTGCAGCGGGAGGGTGCCCCGCCGAGCAGCTGCGGGCCGGCGTGATGTCCACCGGCCGCGACGGACTGGGATCAGTGGTTGTCCAGTGTCCCGTCGCGGCTGCGAAAAAGATCGCGACCGCTGGTCGTCTGCTGGTGGGCTGGGTGTCCGCCCAGGCTAGGGTGCTGGATGCCCGGCCAATCAGATGCTTCAGGTGCCTGGCTCCCGGGCACCTATCCGGCCAGTGCCAGGGGGTGGACCGCTCCGGACTCTGTTTCCGGTGCGGCCAACCAGGGCACAAGGCCCGCGGATGCACCGCTGCGCCTCACTGCGTGGTCTGCGCTGCGGCCGGCATGCCGGCGGAGCACCGAGTCGGCAATAAAGCCTGCGTCTCCCCACCCAAGGGGAAGAGAAGTAAGAAGGGAGGTGGGGACGGTCAGAACCCGACGGTCGGACAGCCAACTGCCTCACCCCTACAGGCGGCACCGCCGCAGGCCGAGGAGGTTGCTATGGTCGTGGAATAA